Below is a genomic region from Candidatus Obscuribacterales bacterium.
TCTAGCTCCTCATTACTCTCGACGCTATAAATCCAAGCACCACCATGGCGGCCGACAACATGCCATCTTTTCTCAAGCTTGCCGTCCGCTATGAGTTTTTCTGCATATGCCGGCATGCGCAACACAGCATTCACCGCCTCTGTACCCAAGCATGCCGTTTCGAGCGACCAAAGCACAAGAAACTTAGACATCCAGCCCCCTTAATGTGAAGATGCCAGACATTGTACTTCAAGTCATTCTCATCGTGAACTTCTTTCGTGCGCTTTTGCGCGAGGAATGCACTTAATTACAATCATGGAAGCCAAACAGGAAAGCAATGAAGCCGAAAGCACAATCAACCAATCATAAAAATTCAGTCTTGTCGTTCCTAAAACTTTCTCGAGCGGTCGGATGTAAATCGCAGCAATCATCAAGGCATATGAAATCAACATATTTAGTACAAGAGCAGGTCTTACATGTTTCCATATACTATCCTTAGTGAAAGATCGTCCGGACCATGCCCATAACCAAG
It encodes:
- a CDS encoding muconolactone Delta-isomerase family protein, whose product is MSKFLVLWSLETACLGTEAVNAVLRMPAYAEKLIADGKLEKRWHVVGRHGGAWIYSVESNEELDRLLAMAPVYNFAKYEILALAEMISPDTIAAN